A stretch of DNA from Longimicrobium sp.:
TTCAGCGTGAGCTTGTGCTGCTTCATGACAAATTGCTCCTTTCATTCAGGTCTTGTCAGGCTATGTGGAGGGCGCCCCAGAGTCTATTCTGAAGCACGCTACACTCCACGAATAGCAAAATTGTAAGAACGATCGCTTCAAACAAGAACATCAATGTTCGTGGCGGCCTGCGGCTCAACGCCGCCGATGCCTTGTTTGATGTACATCTCTCCCGATTCGCCGCTGGAACAAACACCAGACGTCAGCCTGCTCCCGCAGACGACGCGGCCGCGAACCTGTGCTGCACATCCAGAATTCGCTCAGCGCCGTCCCCGTTCAGAGGGTCGTAAGACAGGACCCACCAGCGCTTGGACGATGTCCTCCACGGTGTCGAAGAACAGGGCCGGTGATTGGGCGCGCAGGCTCGGCGGGCTGGTGTATCCCCACGCTACCGCGCCGAAGTCGATGCCTGCCGCCCGCGCCGCCTCCGCGTCCCGGATCTCGTCGCCGATGCTGATGGCCAGCGCCGCGGGGATGCCGCTGCGCCGGAGCACCCGCCGGAATCGCGCCCGCTTGCCGAACATCGACGCGCCGCACTCCACGTGCGCCATCAGCCCGGCAGTTTCGGGACCCAGCACGCGCCGCACATTCTCGTATGAGTTGGAGGTGACCACGGCCAGTTCCACGCCCGCATCCGCCAGCGCGTGGAGCATCTCCGCAACTCCTGGGAACAGACGCAGGGTGTGGATGTCCTTCGCCATCCACGCACGCATGTCGCGCGCGACCA
This window harbors:
- a CDS encoding HAD hydrolase-like protein, translated to MTAYRLAIFDFDGTLADSFPWFLQRFNDLADRHRFKRIEAHEVEALRGNSARQMMAHLRLPAWRLPLVARDMRAWMAKDIHTLRLFPGVAEMLHALADAGVELAVVTSNSYENVRRVLGPETAGLMAHVECGASMFGKRARFRRVLRRSGIPAALAISIGDEIRDAEAARAAGIDFGAVAWGYTSPPSLRAQSPALFFDTVEDIVQALVGPVLRPSERGRR